From Curtobacterium sp. SGAir0471, the proteins below share one genomic window:
- a CDS encoding metal ABC transporter ATP-binding protein yields the protein MTAVQTPSRTAAAPGRGGSAVLALRDAALSYGSRTLWSHLDLDLAPGEFVAVLGPNGAGKTSLLRTVLGQQRLTSGTMSFLGQPVRRGHRRIGYIPQQRLMESGTPLRARDMIAQGVTGSRWGVLPASRAERARIDRILDEVGATAFADAPVAELSGGEQQRTRVGQAIAADPALLLCDEPLISLDLRHQRGVTELIDRQRRQQDAAVLFVTHDVNPILDVVDRVLYIAGGRFRIGAPDEVLRADVLSDLYGTPVDVVRTMGRIVIVGANEAHDQTGAHHHCDPDPHATTPDEGRI from the coding sequence GTGACCGCGGTCCAGACCCCCTCGCGAACCGCTGCGGCCCCCGGCCGTGGCGGTTCCGCCGTGCTCGCGCTCCGTGACGCCGCACTGTCGTACGGGTCGCGGACCCTCTGGTCGCACCTCGACCTCGACCTGGCGCCGGGGGAGTTCGTCGCCGTCCTCGGGCCGAACGGCGCCGGCAAGACCTCCCTGCTGCGCACCGTGCTCGGTCAGCAGCGGCTCACGAGCGGCACGATGTCGTTCCTCGGACAGCCCGTCCGTCGCGGACACCGTCGGATCGGCTACATCCCGCAGCAGCGCCTGATGGAGTCCGGCACGCCGCTCCGCGCCAGGGACATGATCGCGCAGGGGGTCACCGGTTCGCGGTGGGGGGTCCTGCCCGCCAGCCGCGCCGAGCGGGCGCGCATCGACCGGATCCTCGACGAGGTCGGCGCGACCGCGTTCGCCGACGCCCCGGTCGCGGAGCTGTCCGGCGGCGAGCAGCAGCGGACCCGCGTCGGACAGGCCATCGCCGCCGACCCGGCCCTGCTGCTCTGCGACGAGCCGCTCATCTCGCTCGACCTCCGCCACCAGCGGGGTGTCACCGAGCTCATCGACCGGCAGCGTCGGCAGCAGGACGCCGCCGTGCTGTTCGTCACCCACGACGTGAACCCGATCCTCGACGTCGTCGACCGCGTCCTCTACATCGCCGGCGGGCGGTTCCGCATCGGCGCTCCCGACGAGGTCCTGCGCGCCGACGTGCTGAGCGACCTGTACGGCACGCCCGTCGACGTCGTCCGCACCATGGGCCGGATCGTCATCGTCGGCGCGAACGAGGCCCACGACCAGACCGGTGCGCACCACCACTGCGACCCGGACCCGCACGCCACCACCCCGGACGAAGGGCGCATCTGA
- a CDS encoding metal ABC transporter permease → MDVLSTVFSFQDYGELLVLVQNSIWAGAVLGIVGGLIGPFVVARNMPFAVHGISELSFAGASAALLFGVNVVTGSLVGSVVAALLIGLLGSRARDRNSIIAVLMPFGLGLGILCLALYKGRAANKFGLLTGQIVSVDNPQLTSLIVVSAIVVVTLLVIWRPLMFSSVDPDVAAAAGVPVRTLAIVFMLALGLATAVSVQIVGALLVLSLLVTPAAAALRLTSHPVVVPVLSTVFAVVSVVGGILLALGGGLPISPYVTTISFVIWVVCRIVGSRRDRRGRERIADREQTDGGGSRLQTGNDASTDATRREGVTA, encoded by the coding sequence ATGGACGTGCTGTCGACCGTCTTCTCGTTCCAGGACTACGGCGAGCTCCTCGTGCTCGTGCAGAACTCGATCTGGGCCGGCGCCGTGCTCGGCATCGTCGGCGGGCTCATCGGGCCGTTCGTCGTCGCCCGGAACATGCCGTTCGCGGTGCACGGCATCTCGGAGCTGTCGTTCGCCGGGGCCAGTGCCGCCCTGCTGTTCGGCGTGAACGTCGTCACCGGGTCGCTCGTCGGTTCGGTCGTCGCCGCGCTGCTCATCGGGCTGCTCGGGTCCCGGGCCCGCGACCGGAACTCGATCATCGCCGTCCTCATGCCGTTCGGCCTCGGACTCGGCATCCTGTGCCTCGCGCTCTACAAGGGCCGGGCGGCGAACAAGTTCGGGCTGCTCACCGGGCAGATCGTCTCGGTCGACAACCCGCAGCTGACCTCGCTGATCGTCGTCTCCGCGATCGTCGTCGTGACGCTCCTGGTGATCTGGCGCCCGCTGATGTTCTCGTCCGTCGACCCCGACGTCGCCGCCGCTGCCGGGGTCCCGGTGCGGACGCTCGCCATCGTGTTCATGCTCGCGCTCGGACTGGCCACCGCGGTGTCGGTGCAGATCGTCGGCGCGCTGCTGGTGCTCTCGCTGCTCGTCACCCCCGCCGCCGCCGCGCTCCGCCTGACCTCGCACCCCGTGGTCGTGCCCGTGCTCTCGACGGTCTTCGCGGTCGTGTCGGTCGTCGGTGGCATCCTGCTCGCACTCGGTGGGGGACTGCCGATCAGCCCCTACGTCACGACGATCTCGTTCGTGATCTGGGTGGTCTGCCGGATCGTCGGCAGCCGCAGGGACCGGCGCGGACGCGAGCGCATCGCGGACCGCGAGCAGACCGACGGGGGCGGGTCGCGCCTCCAGACCGGGAACGACGCGTCGACCGACGCGACCCGCAGGGAAGGAGTCACCGCGTGA
- a CDS encoding Fur family transcriptional regulator, with protein MNAVQKPKRNTWQREAVRSALSGTEGFVSAQALHQHLRDGGSTIGLATVYRALADLATEGDADSLQQDGESLYRACTTDAHHHHLICRNCGRTVEIEADPVERWAQEVAAANGFTNASHVVDIFGECAICTAARTGE; from the coding sequence GTGAACGCCGTGCAGAAGCCGAAGCGGAACACCTGGCAGCGCGAGGCCGTGCGCAGCGCGCTGTCCGGCACGGAGGGGTTCGTGAGCGCGCAGGCGCTCCACCAGCACCTGCGGGACGGCGGATCGACGATCGGACTGGCCACCGTGTACCGGGCGCTCGCCGACCTGGCGACCGAGGGCGACGCGGACTCGCTGCAGCAGGACGGCGAGTCGCTGTACCGGGCCTGCACGACCGACGCGCACCACCACCACCTGATCTGCCGGAACTGCGGCCGCACGGTCGAGATCGAGGCCGACCCGGTGGAACGGTGGGCCCAGGAGGTCGCGGCCGCGAACGGCTTCACCAACGCCAGCCACGTCGTCGACATCTTCGGCGAGTGCGCGATCTGCACCGCGGCCCGGACCGGCGAGTAA